The following coding sequences lie in one Corticium candelabrum chromosome 10, ooCorCand1.1, whole genome shotgun sequence genomic window:
- the LOC134185968 gene encoding N-acetylgalactosamine kinase-like, translating to MSYPAVRRQPISSDPSYLKRFDTLETLFVAKYNRKPDFYARAPGRVNIIGEHIDYMGYAVLPMAVQQDILIACGKNDSNTLNIANSDGAKFPEFHANVSDCEIEKGGAWHNYFLCGFRGIVEQLGLTSPVGMDVIIDGDVPMAAGLSSSSALVCCSGLATMHGNGGQLTKVEIADVCTWCERYIGTEGGGMDQSISFLAEAGQVCVSSFLTRLDNDGKCHRVSDCLNSIFREIRTEKKKEKQIIATPHILMNASLALYIDFAISDRTSM from the exons ATGTCCTATCCGGCAGTTCGAAGACAGCCCATCTCGTCTGATCCTTCTTACTTAAAACG GTTTGACACATTGGAAACCTTATTTGTTGCGAAATACAACAGAAAACCAGACTTCTATGCCAGAGCACCGGGCAGAGTGAACATTATCG GTGAACATATTGACTACATGGGATATGCAGTGCTGCCTATGGCTGTGCAACAAGACATCCTAATTGCGTGCGGAAAAAACGATTCCAACACACTCAATATTGCAAACAGTGATGGCGCCAAGTTTCC GGAATTCCACGCAAACGTCAGTGACTGTGAAATAGAGAAAGGAGGAGCTTGGCACAATTACTTTCTATGTGGTTTTAGG ggAATAGTGGAGCAGCTGGGATTGACAAGTCCTGTAGGAATGGATGTAATCATAGATGGAGATGTTCCAATG GCTGCTGGCCTGTCTAGCTCATCTGCGTTAGTCTGCTGTTCTGGTTTGGCTACGATGCATGGAAATGGAGGGCAGTTGACGAAA GTTGAAATAGCAGATGTTTGCACTTGGTGTGAACGCTACATTGGAACAGAAGGTGGAGG GATGGATCAGTCAATATCATTCCTAGCAGAGGCAGGACAGGTTTGTGTTAGCAGTTTTCTAACTAGACTAGATAATGATGGCAAATGCCATCGTGTGAGTGACTGTCTTAATAGCAT ATTTAGAGAAATCCGTActgaaaagaagaaagaaaaacaaattATAGCCACACCCCATATATTGATGAACGCTTCTCTTGCTTTATACATTGACTTTGCAATAAGTGACAGGACTTCTATGTAG
- the LOC134185880 gene encoding F-box only protein 9-like — translation MESEDTEELAKFRQQWRDELQQRSTDDAERTAREFFLKGVAFERRGNHYEALHFYRQAIHLVPDIESRVSQDENCAFSGTLQMPPSISGYPRF, via the exons ATGGAG TCTGAAGATACAGAGGAGCTAGCTAAGTTTAGACAACAGTGGAGAGATGAACTTCAACAGAGATCTACCGATGACGCCGAACGAACG GCTAGGGAGTTCTTTTTGAAAGGCGTGGCTTTTGAAAGAAGAGGAAATCATTATGAAG CACTTCACTTTTACCGTCAAGCCATTCATCTTGTTCCAGACATCGAGAGCCGTGTTTCACAAGATGAAAATTGTGCTTTTTCAGGCACATTGCAAA TGCCACCAAGCATATCTGGCTATCCGAGGTTCTGA
- the LOC134185967 gene encoding uncharacterized protein LOC134185967, whose product MLLYSDLTWKALFNVCNLILGGCVPDSVMNAMVGAKLIALKKNNVDVPPIAVGNCIRRLVGRTVCSHLKNEMADYLAPYQYGVSMPGGSEVVAHLVQLYLKQEKNCVILKVDAKNAFNSISRNLILNEVSKQFPGLYPFVAKCYLNLTSLVVSVKGSDSVISSVEGVQQGDPLGPFVFSLALHSVISTLSTKHPSVLIPCYLDDAMIMGSIDDVTSVYLEMKDLLFNIGLELRDNKCEAYCPSRCSGWDLPIPLRHDGLVILGTPVGSDSFIRSKCLDIVQKESQLLDKLPLLNNMQSALLLLQYCAVPKFTYLLRTVPTSLISEAVNLHDSLIIQAFESIVGCGLLDELERLQLGLDIQQGEFGLCSATQSASEAFIGGWANMLHYLPHHDNHVRYLCDGLLSVDANHHSQIATDLTTSLKDLHCNFSDTTKLIPSVSKLPDNPKKLQARLHKAKKQSLFNNLLERCKDSRYQLRIQGCGGPNSGMWLDAMPSSHHFILSNNDFLNAVCLRLGRAIPSLQSLNHCIPQCGQQMDIKGYHAITCKWGGGTIHRHDAVLDCFFEMSKVLGFNCRKELPAQFTNKQRPDIVIYNYKDGKNLLLDVTITHPWAKRSLRSCSSTPGFAATEKEKEKDGKYLAKSSSLGYLFRPLALEVFGRWGNKAEELLQEFSNRSLSSLGMSSGEFKQYWRQRIAVCLQTYNSIILKNKVATIVSQG is encoded by the coding sequence ATGCTCTTGTACTCTGATCTGACCTGGAAAGCTCTTTTCAATGTCTGCAACCTGATTCTCGGGGGTTGTGTTCCTGATTCTGTGATGAACGCTATGGTTGGAGCAAAACTGATAGCTCTAAAGAAAAATAATGTGGATGTCCCTCCCATTGCAGTTGGAAACTGCATTAGGCGACTCGTAGGTAGAAcagtgtgttcacacttgaAAAATGAGATGGCAGACTACCTTGCTCCTTACCAGTATGGCGTTTCAATGCCAGGAGGAAGTGAAGTTGTGGCTCACTTGGTGCAGTTGTATTTGAAGCAAGAAAAGAATTGTGTCATTTTGAAAGTCGATGCCAAGAATGCTTTTAACAGCATTAGCCGCAATCTCATTTTGAATGAGGTATCTAAGCAGTTTCCGGGTCTATACCCTTTTGTGGCAAAATGCTACCTCAATCTCACTTCTCTAGTAGTGTCCGTAAAAGGTAGTGACTCTGTCATTTCGTCGGTGGAAGGTGTACAGCAAGGTGACCCATTGGGTCCTTTTGTTTTCAGCCTTGCCTTACACTCTGTGATTTCCACCCTCAGCACTAAGCATCCATCAGTCTTGATTCCTTGCTACCTCGATGATGCAATGATCATGGGTTCCATAGACGATGTAACATCTGTCTATTTGGAGATGAAAGACCTTCTCTTTAATATAGGCTTGGAGTTACGAGACAACAAATGTGAGGCTTATTGCCCCTCGAGATGTTCTGGATGGGATTTGCCTATTCCCTTAAGACATGATGGTTTAGTCATACTGGGTACTCCAGTAGGTTCTGACTCTTTCATAAGAAGTAAATGTTTGGACATTGTACAAAAGGAAAGTCAACTTCTTGATAAACTACCTTTGCTAAATAACATGCAGTCTGCATTACTTCTCTTACAGTACTGCGCTGTCCCTAAGTTTACTTATCTTCTTCGGACAGTACCTACGTCGCTGATAAGTGAAGCTGTTAATCTGCACGATTCGCTGATTATTCAAGCTTTTGAAAGTATTGTTGGATGCGGGTTGCTTGACGAGCTTGAACGTTTACAGCTCGGTCTTGATATCCAGCAAGGTGAATTTGGGCTTTGTTCCGCTACGCAATCTGCTTCGGAAGCCTTCATTGGAGGTTGGGCAAATATGCTGCACTATCTTCCACATCACGACAATCATGTGCGTTATCTTTGTGATGGTTTACTGTCAGTTGATGCTAATCACCATTCTCAAATCGCAACGGACTTGACAACATCTCTCAAAGATCTTCACTGTAACTTTAGTGACACCACCAAACTGATTCCATCTGTTTCAAAGCTACCAGACAATCCTAAGAAACTTCAGGCAAGACTTCATAAGGCAAAGAAACAATCACTTTTTAACAACCTTCTTGAACGATGTAAAGATAGTCGTTATCAATTAAGAATACAGGGTTGTGGAGGTCCCAATTCAGGGATGTGGTTAGATGCTATGCCGAGCTCGCACCACTTCATTCTCAGCAATAATGATTTTCTCAACGCTGTTTGTCTGCGGCTCGGAAGAGCAATTCCTAGCTTACAATCCTTGAATCACTGTATTCCACAGTGTGGTCAACAAATGGATATCAAAGGCTATCATGCTATTACATGTAAGTGGGGTGGAGGCACTATTCATCGGCATGATGCCGTATTGGACTGTTTTTTTGAAATGTCAAAGGTTCTGGGATTCAATTGTCGTAAAGAGCTACCAGCCCAGTTTACTAACAAACAGCGGCCTGACATAGTCATATATAATTACAAGGATGGAAAGAATCTTCTTTTAGATGTGACCATCACACATCCGTGGGCAAAACGATCTCTTCGCTCATGTAGCAGTACGCCAGGCTTTGCAGCAACAgaaaaggaaaaggaaaaggaTGGGAAGTATCTCGCCAAATCATCGAGCCTTGGATACTTGTTTCGTCCCCTAGCGTTGGAGGtgtttggtcgttggggaAACAAAGCAGAAGAACTGTTGCAAGAGTTTTCTAACCGCTCTCTGTCTTCGTTAGGCATGAGTTCTGGCGAGTTCAAGCAATACTGGCGACAAAGGATAGCAGTGTgtctacaaacatacaactcTATTATTCTAAAGAACAAGGTGGCAACCATAGTTAGTCAAGGGTAA